Part of the Halomarina litorea genome is shown below.
GACGAACACGTCCTCGTCCTCGCGCGGTTCGACCCAGCGCGCCTCCAGCCAGACGACGAACGCGCCGTCGAGGTGCGCCTCCACCCGGTAGCGCTCGCCCTCGACGGTCCGCGAGCCACGCCCCCGGACGCGCAGGAGGCGCTTCCCGTCGCGGTCGACCGTCGAGAGCGTCGCGTTCGTCACGTCGAGGTAGCGGCCGACGGCCCGCCCCGCCTGCTGGGCGTGGGTCCCCGACCAGTTCCGCCACCGGGCGACGGTGCCTCGCTCGTACCGTGCGGTCCCGTTCTCGACGGTGCGGACGTAGCGCGTCGTCCCGTCGGCGTAGACCGCGGTGCGCTCCTCCCGGTCGAGGCCGTGTCCCAGCCACGCCCGCCTGACGACGCTGTCGTGGCGGTACAGTCCGGGACGGCGCACCCGGACGGACTCCTCGTGGCGCACGACGGGGAGGGCGTGTGAGTCACGCGCCCGCGCCTCGACGAGTTCGAGGGTGTAGGATCGACCGCTCAGTTCTTCGGCGTGCGCGCGCCCGAGCGCGCGGGTGTCGGTCACACCCGACGGTTCGACCCCCGCCGGCAGCGTCCCCTCGAACCCCGGAACCGCGGGGTCGTCCGCCGGGACGGGCGCCGGCGTCACCGTCGGGTCGGGGTTCACCGGCCCGAGGCCGCTACACCCCGCGAGGAGGAGGCTCGCGACGAGGGCGACGACGGCGGCCGGGTGCATACTGGTCGCTACGGCGGGCAGGTGCTAAAGCGCTGGCACCCCCTCCCCTGTGGTCCCGAGACTGCATCCTTTTTAGCCGACGACCCCGCACTCTCCCCCAATGAGCGACTCCGAACACGACTACGAGGCACTCGGCCTCGTGGCGGGGCTGGAGATCCACCAGCAACTCGACACCGCCACGAAGCTCTACTGCGGGTGCCCGACCGAGCGCCGGGAACCGGAGGAGGCGGTCCGGACGCTCACCCGCTACCTGCACCCCACCCGCTCGGAACTCGGCGAGATAGACGACGCCGCACTGGAGGAGAGCCGCGTCGACCGCGAGTTCGAGTACCTCGCGTTCGACACCACCTGTCTGGTCGAGGAGGACGACGAACCGCCCCACCGACTCGACGACGAGGCACTGGAGGTGGCCCTCGAAATCGCGCAGTTGCTCGACGCCACGCCCGTCGACACGGCCCACGTCATGCGGAAGATCGTCGTGGACGGCTCGAACACCTCGGGGTTCCAGCGCTCGTCGCTGGTCGCCACCGACGGCCAGATAGAGACGAGCGAGGGGCCGGTCGGCATCGCCGACATGCTCTTGGAGGAGGAGTCGGCGGGCCGCGTCGACGAGACCGACGAGGGGGTCGTCTACTCGCTGGACAGACTGGGCATCCCGCTCATCGAAATCGGCACGGACCCGGACATCCGCTCGCCCGAACAGGCCCGCGAGGCGGCGGCGCAGATCGGGATGCTCCTGCGTTCGACCGGGCAGGTCAAACGCGGGCTGGGGACCATCCGGCAGGACGTGAACATCTCCATCGCGGAGGGCGCCCGCGTCGAACTGAAGGGCGTCCAGAGCCTCGACGACATCGACGACATCGTCCGCAACGAGGTCGCCCGACAGGTCGCCCTCGTGGACATCCGCGACGAACTCGCGGAGCGAGGGGCGAGCGTCGGCGACCCCAAGGACGTCACCGACGTGTTCACTGATTCCGAAAGTGGCATCATCGCCTCCGCGAACGCCGTCCTCGCCGTCCCGCTCTACGGGTTCGACGGTCTCGTCGGTCGGGAGATTCAGCCCGACCGCCGACTGGGGACCGAACTCTCCGACCACGCCAAGCGCTCGGGCGCGGGCGGCATCTTCCACACCGACGAACTGCCCGCCTACGGCGTCACCGAGGGGGAAGTCGACGCCCTGCGCGACGCGGTGGGTGCGAGCGAGGAGGACGCCGTCGCCCTCGTCGCCGCCTCCGCGTCGGTCGCCGAGAGCGCCATCGACGCCGTCGTCGAACGTGCCGAGGCGGCCATCGCGGGCGTCCCCGAGGAGACGCGTGGCGCGAACGATGACGGCACCTCCCGGTACCTCCGACCGCTCCCCGGCGCGGCCCGGATGTACCCCGAGACGGACGTCCCGCCCGTCGAACTGGACATGACCGAGGTGGAGACGCCGGAGCTGCTCACCGAGAAGGTGGCGCGCTACGCCGCCGAGTACGGCCTCGACGAGGGCCTCGCCGAGCAGGTGGCCTACGGCCGCCGGATGCCCGTCTTCGAGGCGGCCGTCGACCGCGGCGTGGACGCCACCCTCGCCGCCGGCACCGTCGAATCGACGGTGACGGAACTCCGACGCGACGACGTGCCCGTCGGGAACCTGCGCGAGGAACACTTCCTCGCCGTCCTCGACCGCGTCGAGTCCGGTGACCTCGCGAAGGAGGGCGTCGGGGAGGTCCTTCGCGTCCTCGCGGAGAACCCCCACCTGTCGGCGGAGGAGGCCGCCGAGGAGGCCGGACTGGGCGGCGTGGACGACGAAGAGGTCCGTGCCACCATCGTCGAGGTGGTGGAGCGAAACGAAGAACAGGTCGAGGAGCAGGGCATGGGGGCGTTCTCGGCGCTGATGGGCGAGGCGATGGGCGCACTCCGCGGGAAGGCGGACGGAGAAGTCGTCAGTTCCGTCCTCCGCGAGGAGATACAGAAGCGCGCCTGAATCCGACTATTCCCCTTCCTCTCGGTCGCCCGGCAACCCGTACCTGAGGCCGTCCTCCGCCTTCCGGAAGACGCCTCGAAGCGTGCTGACCTCCCGCGTCGTCGGGTGGGCGCGCCCGAGCAGTCGTCGGAACAGGCGTTCGGTCTTCGGCCGGCGCGAGTCCTCGTGTCGGAGGGCGTCGAGGAACGAGGCGAACTGGTCGTGCAGGCCCTCGATGTCGCCTTCCGGAGCGCGTTCGATGGCGTCGGGCAGTTGGGTCTCCTCGACGGTCAACTCGCGGAGTTCGTAGAGGACCACGGTGGCCGCCTGTCCGAGGTTGAGGACGGGGTACTCGGCGCTCGCGGGGATGGCGCACACCTCGTCGATGCGTTCGAGTTCCTCGTTGTGCAGGCCGACGCGTTCGCGCCCGAAGACGAGGCAGGTGTCCGTCTCCACCCCCCGAAGCGACTGGGCGAGGTCGGCGGGCGTCGTGAAGGGATAGCGGATGTGTCGGCGGTGGTCCTCGTTGGTCGTCGCCGTCGTTCCGACGGTGTGGTAGTGCTCGACGAGGTAGTCGAAGCTCACCTTGCGGGCGTTCGGGAGGACGTCCTCGCGGGCGTGGCCGGCGAAGCCGTACGCCTCGCCGTCCGGGTCGAGTTCCGGCGGGTCCACGAGGAGGAGGTCCTCGAACCCGAAGTTCTTCATCGCGCGGGCGATGGTGCCGACGTTGCCCGGCGTCTCCGCGTCCACCACGGCGACCGAGATGCTCATCGGTGCGGGTTGCCGGCCGAGGGGGAAAAGCGGCGCGTCTCGCCGCGCTCCGGGTCGTTCCCGGCGACCCGGTCGAGCGTCAGATGTCGAGGTCCGAGAGGTCGATGTCCAGCGCCTCGCGCTCCTCGTCGGTCATGTCGGCGAGTTCCTGTTCGAGGTCCGGGAGGTCCTGACTGGGGTCCGGCTGGACCACCGAGTCGGGGTCGGTGTCGACGTGGTCCATCCCGCCGTAGTCCTCCGGTGCGCGCCCGCCGTCGTCGAACCACTGGTGGAAGGCGTTCTGCATGAGGCGGTTGCCCGCGAGGTCGCTGCCGTCCTCCTCACGGAACCAGTAGAGGAAGTCCGCCTCGTGGTCGTTACAGAGGAGGACCTCGCCGAGGGGTTCGCCGTAGACCACGCGAGCCTGCTTCGAGCGTTCCTTCTCCTCCTCGCCGTGAATCAGCCAGCAGGCGTCACAGGGTTTGTTCACGAGCGTCGCCAGTCGCGCGATGCGCTCGCGGGCCTCCTCCGGCATCTGCGCGAGCGGTCGTATCGCCCCGTCGTCGTCGAGGACGGCCTCCTCGTCGAAGCGCCACCCCCGGAGACCGATGCTGACCTTCGCCATACCCGAGCTATCCGTCGGGGCGTGAAAAGGACCCCGTTCCTCGGACCCGGTGCGTGTTGACACAGTGTATTTACGTTCGGATAATCGAGTGAAACTATCACACCCATCACACACCCATGACGGGCACAGACGACCACGAGGTGGCGGCCGCGGTCGACCACCTCGGAGCGCCTCCCCAGTTCGCACCGCTCGCCCGCAGCGGCCTCGACCTCCTGCCCACCGAACTCGCCATCGTCGACGCCTCGGGCACTATCGTCTACACCAACCGCGCGTGGCGGGCGTTCGGCGAGGCTAACGACTTCGACGACGCCGACTGCATCGGCGTCAACTACCTCGCCGTGTGTGACGCCAGCGACGACGACCGGGCGGCCGAGGCGGCGACGGGCCTCCGTGCCACGCTCGCGGGCGACCGACACGACTTCTCGCTCGGCTACCCGTGTCACGGCCCCGACGAGCACCGCTGGTTCACCATGCGGGCGGTGCCGTTCGCCCACGAGGGCGAGCGCTTCGCGCTCGTCGTCCACCTCAACGTCACCGACCAGAAACTCGCCGAACTGCGCGTCCGCCGGCGCTCGGAGGACTTCCGGACGCTCGCGGCCGTCGGCGACCTCGTGCGCGACGTCGTCCGGTCGCTCCTCGACGTCGGGTCCCGGACGGCCGTCGAGGAACTCGTCTGCTCTCGCCTCGGCGAGTCGTCGTTCTACGAGGGCGTCTGGACCGTCGAGCGCGACGTCTCCGACGGCGGGTTGACCGTCCGCACGGGGCCGGACCTCTCTGTGGCCGAGCGCTCGGGCGTCGAGTCGCTGACGTCGACCGCTGTGGCGGACAGCGGCGTCGGGGCCGCAATCGAGGCCGGGGGCCCCGCCGTCAGGCGCGACCCGTCCGACCCCGTCCTCGGGGCGCTGGACACCGACGCGTACCTCGCCGTGCCCATCGTCAACCGCGGGAGCACGTTCGGCGCGCTGGTCGTCCACCCCCCGTCGGCGTCCGAGTACCAGCGCACCCGCTTCGACGACTGGGAGGCGGCGGCCCTCGGCGCACTGGGCGAGACGATGGGGTACGCCACCGCCGCCATCAGGAGCCAGAAGCTCCTCGCGGGCGATGCCGTCCTCGAACTGGAGTTCGGCGTCGCCGACGAGTCCTCGTTCCTCGCGTGGGTCTCGGGACAGGCCGACTGCACCGTCAGCCTCGACGGGTTCGTCCCCGTCACCCGTGGGGCGGCCGTCGCCTACCTCGCCGTCTCGGGAACCGAACCCGAACGGTTCGTCGCCCTCGCAGAGGAGTCGCCCGCTGTCGACAGCGTCCGGCACGTCACGGAGCGCGGGGACGTCCACCTCTTCGAGTGCGCGCTCGAGCGCTCGCCGCTCGTGGAACTCGCCACGCAGGGGGTGAACGTCCGCTCGGCGACGGCGAGCGACGGCGGCCTCCGCACTGTCGTCGAGGCGGAACCGAACGCGGACGTCCGGGCGCTAACGAACGCCCTGGCCGCCGCCTACCCGGACTCGAACCTGCTGGCGCGGCGCGACCGCGACCGGGCGGCGGACACGAACCGGGCCGACCCGGCGGAGGACGCGGGCCTCACCCACCGCCAGTCGGAGATGGTGGAGGCGGCCTACCGCGCCGGCTACTTCTCGTGGCCGCGCGAGAGTTCCGGCGAGGCCATCGCCGCCTCCTTCGACATCTCTCCGCCCACCTTCCACCAGCACCTGCAGGTGGGGTTGAACAAGCTCCTCGGGTCGCTGTACGAGGCGTCGGAGGAGTAGTCCCACCGGTCCCGGCCAGGTCGGGCCGTCGGTTCAGGCGTGGTCTTCCGCGAACATGTGGACGCCCTCGACCGTCGCCAGACAGGACATCGTGACGTCGAGGTGTGCGGCCGGCCGCACGTCGCCCGTCTCCGGGTCGTAGTCGACCACGTCGGCGTCGTCCAGTGTGGGGAGGTGGACGTGGTGGAGGGACGTCTCGAGGTGACGGTCTTCCTCCTCGTCACCCGTCCCCATCGCGCTCACGAGGTCCGTCCGGTCGACGTCCTCCTCCTGGTCGACGAGCCAGCGGACGATGCGACGGCGCTCCTCGTCGGCGAGGACGTCGAACAGACCGTCGAGGCCGAGCGACGGCTGGACCGGCTCGTCGGTGGAGGGCGACGGCGTCGTGTTTCCGCGCGGTTCCACGTCAGTTCGCGTGCCACGTCCCGACATTCGACTCTCGCTACTCTGGAGAGTGAGATAGCAGTCCCGCCCAAAGGATTAGGGAATTTCCGATTACTGTCCTCAGTGTGTGAAAATCGCCAGCCTGGAGGTCTCTGTCGGCGATATCACTCGCTCGTGCCTTCTGTCGGCCGTTCGAGGGCGCGAAGGCGGTCGACCCGCTCCCCGGTCGGGGGTGGGTCGCGAGGACGCGCGCCCGGCCGGGAGCCAGAACCCCCGCCCCCGAACTCCCGTCGGTGGCCGGTTCCGCGATGGCGAGGGTGGCGAGGTGCGAGCGTCGCCACCAGGACGGTCGAAACGGAGTCGAGGAGCGCCGCAGCCATCTCTCTCTAGAGGGAACGGTCGGGGGACCAGGCCACTCTCGATGTCGGCCCCGACCGACGAGTCACGGGCCCGCGGCGTCGTTCGACAGGCGGCGAAGGCGGGCGATCCGCTCGTCGGTCGGTGGATGAGTCGCTCGCAGAGGCCGGAGGTAGTTCACGGTCACGTACCGTCGGAGGCGGCGGACCGGGTGTCTGATGCTCCACGCGATGGGCCGACGCTTCTCCCACGTGAGCTTCGGGCCGGGGTCGTCCTCGGGTGCCGGGACGACCGAGAGGGCGGCGAGTCCCTCCTCGCGCGCGTCGAGTTTCGGAGCCGTAGTGGCGTCGTGGGCCAGCGTTTCCAGCGCACTCGCGAGGGGTGCGGGGTCGCCGAGGAGCGCCGTCGCCCCCCGGTCCGCGGCGAGTTCACGGCTCCGGGACAGCGAGGCGACCAGCGTCCGCCCGCCTGCCCAGAACAGGAACGACCCGATGGCGACGCCGACGAGCGCGAAGTGGACGCCGGCAGTGCTCTGGAGCACGTGTGCGAGTTTCCGGGCGCTCGCAAGCGGTAGCTCCACGAGGGTCATAACTGCCGCGTCGCGGTTCTTCACGTGGGCGAGTTCGTGGGCGACGACGGCCTCTAGTTCCCGGTCGTCGAGTGCGTTGAGCAGCCCCGTCGAGACCACGAGTTCGGCGTCGTCCGTCGAGAGCCCCGTCGTCATCGCCAGCGGCGTCTCGCGGTCTGCGACGTACACTGCCGGCACTGGGAGGTCGGCGGCCTGTGCGAGTCGCGTGACCGTCGCGTGGAGGGCGGGGAACTCCCCCGGCCCGACCCGCTCGGCGTCGAACGTCTTCGCCGCGTCCTGCCGGAGGGCGCGCCGGAGCAGGACGCCCCCCGAGACGAGGGTCGCCACCGCCCCGACGGCGACCAGTGCGGGCGTCGGGACTGCGAGGCCGACGGCGCCGGTGAGCCACGCCAGCCCCCACGCGAGCAGGAGCGCGATAGCGGCACCGAAGGCGAGTGTCAGCGCGGCGAGGGCGAGGAGGGTCAGCGCCATCCGTCGCCGGAGGGAGGGGTCCGGGGACCGGTTCATACTTCGACGTACCCGGGCACCGACATAACGGTTCGGCTCACTACCGTTCGTTCGCGCGTTCGAGCGCCCGGAGACGGGCGAGTCGCTCGTCGGTCGGCGGGTGGGTGTGATAGACCTTCCGCGCGAGCCAGCGTCGTTCGTAGGCGAACAGGTCGTCCCCGTCCACCGCCGCTCCCGCGTCCGTCGGGAGGATGGAGAGCGCCGCGGCCACGTCGCTGCGGTGTCGGCCGTCGCGTGCAGGTCGCCGGGAGCGCGCCGAATCGAGCGTCCCGAGCGCACTCGCGAGGGCCGACGGGTCGCCGGTGATGGCGACGGCACCCCGGTCCGCGGCCACCTCGCGGGCCCGCGACAGCGAGGCGACCAGCGCGCGGCCGAGGACACCCGTGGTCGCCCCGACGAGGTAGACCAGCAACGACGCGGCGTCCTCGTCGGCCGCCTCCCGGTCGGCGAGCGCCCTGGCCCCGGCGACCGGGAGCGAGGCGAGAGTCATGACCGCGGCGTCGCGGTTCTTCACGTGGGCGAGTTCGTGGGCGACGACGGCCTCCAGTTCCCGGTCGTCGAGGGCGTCGAGCAGCCCCGTCGAGACGACGAGCGTCGTCGTCTCGGGACGGTAGCCGACCGAAAGCGCCTCCGGCGCGTCCACGGGACGGACGCGGACGCTCGGCGCGGGGAGGCCCGCCTGCTGGGCGCACCGTCCCACGAGGGGTGCGAGTCGCGTCCGTTCGGCCCCGTCGGGGCGACGGGCGTCCAGCGACGCGAGGACCATCCCGTCTCCGCGGAACTCCCGCACGACGAGTCGAACGGTGGCGACGAGGAGCGTGAGGGCGGCGAGGAGCACCGCCACGCCGAGGGCGGCGGCGGCCACTCCGCCGGGGACCGCAGCGAGGGAGTAGCCGAGGGCGTCCGCGAGCAGTCCTCCCGCGAACGCGAGGGCGGCGAGGAGGAGCAGGGAGGCGACGACGAGGAGGACGAACGCGCTCCCGGCGAGCAGCGCCGCTACCCCCGCGAGGAGGACGAGCGTGAGCGCCATCCGCGCCTGCAGGCCTCGGTCCGGTCGCCAGTACACGAGTCAGAATAGTTCGAATCCGTGAATAACCCTTCGCCGATCGCACCGGCTATGAGTCGCCCACCCCTCCAGTCCGGTATGCGAAACGTGGACGCGGCGGGCCTCGGCATCGGCGACGACCACCCACCGCGCATCATGGGTGTGCTCAACGTCTCCGCCGAGTCGCCGTACAAGCCGAGCGTCTTCGACGACCCGGGCGAGGCGGCGCAGTTCGTCGACGAGTCGCTCGTCGGCGAGGGGGCCGACATCGTGGACGTGGGCCTCGAATCGGCGAACAAGCGCTTCGAGGTGCTCTCGGCGGAGGGCGAACTCGAACGCCTCGACACCGCCGTCGAGACCATCGAGTCGGTCTCCGGCGACCCCGTCTTCTCCATCGAGACGCGCTACCACGAGGTGGCCGAGGCCGCCCTCGACCGTGGGTTCGACATGGTCAACGACATCTGTGGGTTCGCCGACCCCGAGATGCCCCGCGTCTGCGAGGAGTACGACGCCGCCGTCGCCAAGATGGCCTCGCCGCCGGACCTCGAACGACCCGGCGCGGTCGAGGAAGTCGACGACATCTACGACGCCCTCTCGCTCAACGGCTTTACGGACAAGACCATCGTGGACCCCGCCTTCGGCGGGTGGTCCGAGGACAAGACGCTCGCACACGACCGCGAGACGTTCGAACGTCTCCGGGAGTTCCGCGGCCTCGGACGGCCCATCCTCGTCTCCATCAACCGCAAGAACTTCCTGCGCGACATCGCGGGGCGCGACACCGAGGGGGCGCTGCCCGTCTCGCTGGCCGCCACCGCGATGGCCGTCGAACGCGGCGCGCACGTCGTCCGCACGCACGACGTGGCCGAGACGCGCGACGCCGCCCTCGTCGGGGAGGCGTTCTCGCGTCACCGGGTCCGCGACCCGACCGTCGAGGAACTGGACGTGACGACCGAACGCGAGGCCGAACGCCACCTCGACCGGGTCGGCGGCGACTCCGACGCGGCGGCGCACGCCGTCACCCGCGTCTTCGAGGTGACGGGACTCACGGCCGACGAGCGAGAGACGCTCTCGGCGCTGGCTGTCGAACACGGGGCGCGGTACGTGCCCGGCGAGCGGGGCGGCCTGCTCGTCGGGACGCCCGGCGCGCTCCGGGGACTGTCCCGTGACCTCCCCGACGCACTGGATGCCCTGTCCGGGGTGCTCCGCGAATCGGTCGAGTGAGTGCCGTTCGCACGAGGAGTCGCGTCATACGTCCGTCCGACAAACACTCAGCAAGTAAGAGAAAACTTATGCCGCACCCGCCGGAACCGAAGGATGCGAGCCGGTCGGTCACACGGGTAGGGGTACTCGTGACCGCCCGGCCCATCGATATTTGTTCCCGATAGCATGCACTACACAGCGTGGGAACCCGTCTACGAGGCGATTCTGGCCGACTTCGGCTTCGGGCGGGCGGCCGACGAACGCGCCCGCGACCGGCTCGCCGACCTGACCAACGCGTTCGATAAGGAGCGCTTGCAGGGGCTAAACGGGTCGTTCGTCGCCGTCGTCGGGGCCGCTCCCTCCCTCCCCGAGGACCTCCCGCTGGTCCGCGAGGCGGAGTACGTCGTCGCCGCCTCCGCGGCCGCGGATGTCTGTCTCGATGCCGGTATCGACGTGGACCTGATGGTGACGGACCTCGACAAGAACCCGGGGACCGCCGTGGAGCTGACCCGCGAGGGCGTCCCCGTCGCCGCCCACGCCCACGGCGACAACCTCCCCGCCGTCGAGGAGTGGGTCCCCCGTATGGACGGGGAGTGGGTCCTCCCGACGACGCAGGCCGAACCGGTCGGCGGGGTCGAGAACTTCGGCGGGTTCACCGACGGCGACCGGGCGGCGTTCCTCGCGGACCACTTCGGCGCACGGGAACTCGTCTTCCCCGGGTGGGACTTCGACGACCCGAGCGTGGACCCCACGAAACACAGGAAACTGGTCTGGGCCGAGCGGTTGCTCCGGTGGCTGGAACTCCGCCGCGGGGAGGCGTTCGCCGTCCTCGACGGGCGGCGCGACGGTATCGACCTCGGGTGGCTTCCCTGATCAGGGAACGAGGACGACCTTCCCGCTCGACTCGCGGTTCTCGATGTACTCGTGGGCCTCGGCGGCGTCCCCGAGGTCGAACGTCTCGCCGACGATTACTTCGAGGGTACCGTCGGCCAGCATCTCCGTCAGGGGTCCGACGGCCTGCATGACCCGCTGTGGGTCGCGGGCCATCCCCTGCCCGAGGTGGTAGCCGATGACACGCTGGTTGTTGAACAGGAGAGTGGCGGTGTCGGGGTGGCCCGGTTCGCCGCTGGCCGCGCCGTAACTGACCATCCGCCCGAAGTGCGTGAGGCAGGTGAGGCTCTCCTGGGTCGTCTCGCCGCCGATGCCGTCGAGGACGAGGTCCACGCCGTCGCCGTCGGTGAGGTCGTTCACCCGCGCGGCGAAGTCCTCCTCGGTGTAGTTTATCGGGTGGTCCAGTCCGAGGTCCGAGGCGAGGTCGAGTTTCTCACGACTGCTCGCGGTGCCGAACGTCTCCGCGCCGGCCTCACGCGCTATCTGGACGGCGGCGGTCCCGACGCCCCCTGCGGCGGCGTGGATGAGGACCGACTCGCCCTCCTCCAGTCCGCCCCACTCGTGGAGCACGTTGTGCGCGGTGAGGAACTGGACGGGAAAGCCGGCGGCCTCCTCGAAGGACATCGACTCGGGGACGTCGAACAGGCCGCCCGCGTCCGCGACGGCGTACTCGGCGTAGCCGCCGCGCCCGACCAGCGAGACGACGCGCTCGCCTTCCTCGCGGTCGACGCCCTCGCCGACGGCGTCGACGACGCCCGCGACCTCCATCCCAGGCACGTACGTCGGTTCCGGGCCGCCGTGGTAGTGGCCCCGCCGCTGCATGATGTCGGCGAAGTTGACGCCCGCGGCCCGCACCTCGATGCGGACCTGCCCCTCGCCGGGGTCCGGCACGTCCCGGTCCACGACGTTCATCGTCTCCGTCCCGCCGAACTCCGTGATCTCGATGGCTCGCATACGCGATGGTCGGACCGCGGTGAGATAAAAGCGGGCGACGCGGCTATCCCGACCGCCTCCACGATCCCCGTGTGACGCGCTAGACTTAACCACCCGGCGACCCCGACGTGAGCGTATGACACACGACTGCTCGTTCCTCGAAGACCTCGACGTCGCCGTCTCCTTCGAGGAGGGCGACCGGACCGACCACTCGGCAGACTGGGGGACGGAGGGGAGCGACCGCGCCGTGGTGCCGGACGCCGTCGTCCGTCCCGAGACCACGGAGGAGGTCTCGCGCGTCCTCGCGGCCGCCGACGAACGCGGCGTTCCCGTGACGCCCTACGCCGCCGGGACGAGTCTGGAGGGTAACGCCGTCCCCGCCCACGCGGGCGTCAGCATGAACCTCATGGAGATGAACGAGGTGCTGGACGTGCGCCCCGACGACTTCCAGATAGACGTCCAGCCGGGCGTGATGGGCTCGGCGGTGAACGAGGCGGTCGAGGGCCACGGGCTGTTCTTCCCGCCGCTTCCCTCCTCGGGCAACCTCTCGACCATCGGCGGGATGATCGCGAACGCCGCCAGTGGGATGCAGACCGTGAAGTACGGCGAGGTGGGTGACTGGGTGCTCGAACTCGAAGCGGTGCTCGCCGACGGGTCGGTCGTGAAGGCGGGGAGCAAGG
Proteins encoded:
- a CDS encoding quinone oxidoreductase family protein yields the protein MRAIEITEFGGTETMNVVDRDVPDPGEGQVRIEVRAAGVNFADIMQRRGHYHGGPEPTYVPGMEVAGVVDAVGEGVDREEGERVVSLVGRGGYAEYAVADAGGLFDVPESMSFEEAAGFPVQFLTAHNVLHEWGGLEEGESVLIHAAAGGVGTAAVQIAREAGAETFGTASSREKLDLASDLGLDHPINYTEEDFAARVNDLTDGDGVDLVLDGIGGETTQESLTCLTHFGRMVSYGAASGEPGHPDTATLLFNNQRVIGYHLGQGMARDPQRVMQAVGPLTEMLADGTLEVIVGETFDLGDAAEAHEYIENRESSGKVVLVP